A single Amphiprion ocellaris isolate individual 3 ecotype Okinawa chromosome 1, ASM2253959v1, whole genome shotgun sequence DNA region contains:
- the fgf3 gene encoding fibroblast growth factor 3 isoform X1 — protein MLMIPLLVLLSLLDPVCPQARCAPGQACDPRHRRDAGGRGGVYEHLGGAPRRRKLYCATKYHLQIHPNGKIDGSLEENNPFSIMEITAVDVGVVAIKGLFSGRYLAMNDKGRLYASEVFNKECEFVERIHELGYNTYASRHHSTEQPLPPGGGSNSKRRASAMRQWYISINGKGRPRRGFKTRSTDKASLFLPRVLGNKDHEMVRRLRDSPGSHHHTHHHGRRGERRSRRHRARKGQVRQLDDSVDF, from the exons ATGCTGATGATTCCTCTGCTGGTGTTGCTGAGCCTGTTGGATCCCGTTTGTCCCCAGGCCCGCTGCGCACCGGGCCAGGCTTGCGACCCCCGGCATCGGAGGGATGCCGGGGGCCGCGGAGGAGTGTATGAACATCTCGGAGGAGCGCCGAGACGCAGGAAACTTTACTGCGCTACTAAATATCACTTACAGATCCATCCTAACGGAAAAATAGATGGTTCACTGGAGGAAAACAACCCGTTCA GCATCATGGAAATCACAGCAGTGGATGTGGGTGTTGTGGCCATAAAAGGGCTTTTCTCTGGCAGATATCTGGCCATGAATGATAAAGGACGGCTGTATGCCTCG GAAGTGTTCAACAAAGAATGTGAGTTTGTGGAGCGGATCCATGAGTTGGGGTACAACACCTACGCATCCCGTCACCACTCTACAGAGCAGCCGCTGCCACCAGGAGGTGGCAGCAACAGCAAGCGTCGAGCCAGCGCCATGCGTCAGTGGTACATTTCCATTAATGGCAAAGGGCGGCCGCGGAGAGGCTTTAAGACCCGAAGCACAGACAAGGCTTCACTCTTCCTGCCCCGGGTGCTGGGCAACAAGGACCATGAGATGGTGAGGCGGCTGAGGGACAGTCCAGGCTCACACCATCACACACATCACCATGGTCGCCGTGGCGAACGCCGGAGCCGTAGACATCGTGCCAGGAAAGGCCAGGTTCGACAGCTAGATGACTCTGTAGACTTTTAG
- the fgf3 gene encoding fibroblast growth factor 3 isoform X2, with translation MLMIPLLVLLSLLDPVCPQARCAPGQACDPRHRRDAGGRGGVYEHLGGAPRRRKLYCATKYHLQIHPNGKIDGSLEENNPFSIMEITAVDVGVVAIKGLFSGRYLAMNDKGRLYASCSTKNVSLWSGSMSWGTTPTHPVTTLQSSRCHQEVAATASVEPAPCVSGTFPLMAKGGRGEALRPEAQTRLHSSCPGCWATRTMRW, from the exons ATGCTGATGATTCCTCTGCTGGTGTTGCTGAGCCTGTTGGATCCCGTTTGTCCCCAGGCCCGCTGCGCACCGGGCCAGGCTTGCGACCCCCGGCATCGGAGGGATGCCGGGGGCCGCGGAGGAGTGTATGAACATCTCGGAGGAGCGCCGAGACGCAGGAAACTTTACTGCGCTACTAAATATCACTTACAGATCCATCCTAACGGAAAAATAGATGGTTCACTGGAGGAAAACAACCCGTTCA GCATCATGGAAATCACAGCAGTGGATGTGGGTGTTGTGGCCATAAAAGGGCTTTTCTCTGGCAGATATCTGGCCATGAATGATAAAGGACGGCTGTATGCCTCG TGTTCAACAAAGAATGTGAGTTTGTGGAGCGGATCCATGAGTTGGGGTACAACACCTACGCATCCCGTCACCACTCTACAGAGCAGCCGCTGCCACCAGGAGGTGGCAGCAACAGCAAGCGTCGAGCCAGCGCCATGCGTCAGTGGTACATTTCCATTAATGGCAAAGGGCGGCCGCGGAGAGGCTTTAAGACCCGAAGCACAGACAAGGCTTCACTCTTCCTGCCCCGGGTGCTGGGCAACAAGGACCATGAGATGGTGA